A genomic window from Bacteroidales bacterium includes:
- a CDS encoding BlaI/MecI/CopY family transcriptional regulator has protein sequence MEALTKREEEIMQIFWDMKKGFVKDVITKLPENPPYNTISSIVRILEKKGFLKYKQYGNTYEYSAKISKKRYRKQIFTSLMADYFDNSYKKVVSYMVKENKLDEKDIEEMMKIIEENENK, from the coding sequence ATGGAAGCATTAACAAAAAGAGAAGAGGAAATAATGCAGATTTTTTGGGATATGAAAAAAGGATTTGTAAAAGATGTTATTACAAAACTTCCCGAAAACCCTCCTTATAATACAATTTCATCTATAGTAAGAATTCTTGAGAAAAAAGGATTTTTGAAATATAAACAATACGGAAATACTTATGAGTATTCTGCAAAAATTTCAAAAAAACGATACAGAAAACAAATTTTTACATCTTTAATGGCTGATTATTTTGATAATTCATATAAAAAAGTGGTGTCGTATATGGTTAAAGAAAACAAATTAGATGAAAAAGACATTGAAGAAATGATGAAAATAATTGAAGAAAACGAAAATAAATAG
- a CDS encoding ATP-binding protein, whose amino-acid sequence MKVQNIQRSIYLKRIEPYIRKNLIKVIVGQRRVGKSFFLKQISNLFEKIYPDTPIIYINKEDLEFDAIRNYSDLVSYAESKRKNNDLHAVFIDEIQDIEQFEKALRHFQTKENWDIYCTGSNAHLLSGELATYLSGRYIEIQMYSLSYNEFLTFHKFENTAQSFNDYIKFGGLPYLLHLKLEEPIVYDYLKNIFRSILFKDIIGRYNIRNVAFIERLCLYIADNIGQIVSAKKITDYLKSQRISFSNNIVLDYLSFLQNAFLVFALKRNDLKGKRILEIGEKIYFHDLGLRNALNGYKQNDISQMLENIVLLHLLIYNYEVTIGKLGDKEIDFVCDKNNKRIYIQVTLSLADENVREREIGNLLLIDDNFRKIVVTADELSEPETKGIEIWNIRKFLSTFFME is encoded by the coding sequence TTGAAAGTGCAAAATATTCAACGTTCGATATATTTAAAAAGAATAGAACCTTATATTCGTAAAAACTTAATTAAAGTCATTGTAGGTCAACGAAGAGTAGGTAAAAGTTTCTTTTTAAAACAAATAAGCAACTTATTTGAAAAAATTTATCCGGATACTCCGATAATCTATATCAACAAAGAAGATTTGGAATTTGATGCTATTCGTAATTATTCTGACTTGGTTTCCTATGCGGAATCGAAGCGTAAAAACAATGACTTACATGCTGTCTTTATTGATGAAATACAAGATATTGAGCAATTTGAAAAAGCACTTCGCCATTTTCAAACCAAAGAAAACTGGGATATCTATTGCACCGGAAGTAATGCACATCTGCTATCTGGCGAATTAGCAACATATTTAAGCGGTCGATACATTGAAATACAAATGTATAGCTTGTCATACAACGAATTTTTGACTTTTCATAAATTTGAAAATACAGCCCAAAGTTTTAACGACTACATAAAATTTGGCGGACTGCCTTATTTGCTTCACTTGAAACTTGAAGAACCGATAGTTTACGATTACCTTAAAAATATTTTTCGCAGTATTTTATTTAAAGACATCATCGGCAGATATAACATTAGAAATGTAGCATTCATTGAGCGTTTGTGTTTGTATATAGCAGACAATATCGGACAAATTGTATCGGCAAAAAAAATAACTGATTATTTAAAATCGCAACGAATATCATTTTCAAACAATATAGTGCTTGATTATTTATCGTTTTTACAAAATGCTTTTTTAGTATTTGCACTGAAACGAAACGATTTAAAAGGCAAACGTATCCTTGAAATCGGAGAAAAAATATATTTTCACGATTTGGGACTTCGTAATGCATTAAACGGTTATAAACAAAACGATATCAGTCAAATGCTTGAAAATATTGTATTATTGCATTTGCTGATTTATAATTACGAAGTAACCATCGGAAAATTAGGCGATAAAGAAATAGACTTTGTTTGCGACAAAAATAACAAACGAATATACATACAAGTAACTCTTTCACTTGCCGATGAAAATGTACGAGAAAGAGAAATAGGAAATCTATTGCTTATAGATGATAATTTCAGAAAAATTGTTGTTACAGCAGATGAACTTTCCGAACCGGAAACCAAAGGCATTGAAATTTGGAATATTCGTAAATTTTTGAGTACATTTTTTATGGAGTAG
- a CDS encoding energy transducer TonB: protein MKKHKDKLEQNKGMLMQISIIASLLIVLLLFENKTRSAEIYPNTYTEIKLEIEKQNNITDIIPPNPDSNNNNSEVETGNTEKVAEFPGGKDALEQYMKENMQYPPEALKKDIQGRVIVNFTIDKSGKIKDAKVIRSIHPLIDTEALRLIKNMPNWEPAVVNKETVSTKQTLPVMFINKNDHE from the coding sequence ATGAAAAAACATAAAGATAAATTAGAACAAAACAAAGGCATGTTGATGCAGATCAGCATCATAGCATCTTTGCTTATTGTTCTGTTATTGTTTGAAAACAAAACAAGAAGTGCAGAAATTTATCCGAATACTTATACCGAAATTAAACTTGAAATAGAAAAGCAAAATAATATTACAGATATAATTCCTCCAAATCCGGATTCAAATAACAATAATTCGGAAGTTGAGACCGGTAATACAGAAAAAGTTGCAGAATTTCCGGGAGGAAAAGATGCTCTTGAACAATATATGAAAGAAAATATGCAATATCCGCCGGAAGCATTAAAAAAAGATATACAAGGACGAGTAATCGTAAATTTTACAATTGATAAATCAGGTAAAATAAAAGATGCAAAAGTAATAAGAAGCATCCATCCTTTGATTGATACTGAAGCATTAAGATTGATTAAAAACATGCCTAACTGGGAACCGGCTGTAGTAAATAAAGAAACAGTAAGTACAAAGCAAACATTACCTGTAATGTTTATTAATAAAAATGATCATGAATAA
- a CDS encoding energy transducer TonB, which translates to MNNRCTIFILLMLVFAFTSIFAQEADTIKVVNVDSLVNSGQICFDPVLEDDSIYIYVKQMPEFPGGKLALYRWIREQFNYSVVPDGCGGTVFIRFEVNKQGKIGKIDLLKGVDPTVDKEAIRVIRSLPKFKPGMKDGKPVNVWWNSIPVKIFPD; encoded by the coding sequence ATGAATAATAGATGTACCATATTCATACTGTTAATGTTGGTTTTTGCCTTTACGAGCATTTTTGCACAAGAAGCAGATACCATAAAAGTTGTAAATGTGGATTCTTTGGTTAATTCAGGACAAATTTGCTTTGATCCTGTGCTGGAAGATGACTCTATCTATATCTATGTTAAACAAATGCCTGAATTTCCCGGTGGTAAACTTGCATTATATAGATGGATTCGTGAACAATTTAATTATTCAGTGGTTCCTGATGGATGTGGCGGAACTGTTTTTATTCGTTTTGAAGTAAATAAACAAGGTAAAATTGGAAAAATTGATCTTTTAAAAGGGGTTGATCCTACAGTAGACAAAGAAGCAATTAGAGTTATAAGATCATTACCGAAATTCAAACCGGGAATGAAAGACGGTAAACCTGTAAATGTGTGGTGGAATTCAATACCCGTAAAAATATTTCCGGATTAA
- a CDS encoding DEAD/DEAH box helicase, with amino-acid sequence MNTFENLNLSKQLLNAIGDLGFDKPTPVQKEAFPVIRSGKNVVGISQTGTGKTLAYMLPVLQDLKFSKQVTPRVLILVPTRELVLQVAEQIESFTVYINLRVLGVYGGTNINTQKRAVAQGMDILVATPGRLYDLTVSGVLKLKAVNKLVIDEVDVMLDLGFRYQLTNIFGLLPKRRQNIMFSATMTEEIDTLINDFFIAPARISIAVSGTPLDNIAQQSYQVPNFYTKVNLLSYLLEDKNEYRKVLVFTYSKKNADSLFEILESRYGAETGVMHSNKSQNYRIRLVEEFDSGIRRILIATDVMARGLDLGKITHVINFDTPNFPENYMHRIGRTGRAEQQGKSILFYTPKEEKAKVAIEKLMSYKIPIIAIPDEVEISKELTAEERPVIQGKNNPHRISDKDVRGPAFHEKKEKNKKTNQGGSYLRKMKKYKNPKTRGDKNFNKRKKK; translated from the coding sequence ATGAATACTTTTGAAAACTTAAATCTGTCAAAACAATTACTTAATGCAATTGGGGATTTGGGATTTGACAAACCGACACCGGTACAAAAAGAAGCTTTTCCTGTTATTCGCTCAGGTAAAAATGTAGTAGGAATATCACAAACAGGTACAGGGAAAACGCTTGCTTATATGCTTCCTGTATTACAGGATTTAAAATTTTCAAAGCAAGTTACTCCAAGGGTGTTAATATTAGTTCCTACACGAGAATTAGTATTGCAAGTTGCAGAGCAAATCGAAAGTTTTACTGTGTATATTAATCTTCGTGTACTGGGTGTTTACGGCGGAACAAATATTAATACACAAAAGAGAGCTGTTGCTCAAGGTATGGATATTCTTGTTGCAACACCGGGGCGATTATATGATCTAACTGTCAGCGGAGTATTAAAGTTAAAAGCTGTTAATAAATTAGTTATTGATGAGGTAGATGTAATGTTGGATCTTGGATTTCGATATCAATTAACTAATATTTTCGGGCTTCTGCCGAAACGAAGACAAAACATTATGTTTTCAGCTACAATGACAGAGGAGATTGACACACTGATTAATGATTTTTTTATTGCTCCTGCAAGAATTTCAATTGCTGTCAGTGGTACGCCTCTTGATAACATAGCACAACAATCTTATCAAGTGCCCAATTTCTACACTAAGGTTAATTTGCTGTCTTATCTGTTAGAAGACAAAAATGAATACCGTAAAGTATTGGTCTTCACGTATAGTAAGAAAAATGCTGACAGCTTATTCGAAATATTAGAAAGCAGATACGGGGCAGAAACGGGAGTAATGCATTCTAATAAGTCGCAAAACTACAGAATAAGATTAGTTGAAGAATTTGATAGCGGAATAAGGCGAATATTAATAGCAACGGATGTTATGGCTCGCGGATTGGATCTGGGAAAAATCACTCATGTTATTAATTTTGATACGCCTAATTTTCCGGAAAATTACATGCATCGTATCGGAAGGACAGGCAGAGCAGAACAGCAAGGTAAATCTATCCTGTTTTATACCCCAAAAGAAGAAAAGGCGAAAGTTGCAATAGAAAAATTGATGTCATACAAAATACCGATTATTGCTATTCCTGATGAAGTAGAAATTTCAAAAGAATTAACAGCAGAAGAGCGTCCTGTAATTCAAGGAAAAAATAATCCTCATCGTATTTCAGATAAAGATGTGCGAGGACCTGCTTTTCACGAAAAGAAAGAAAAAAACAAGAAAACTAATCAAGGCGGATCGTATTTAAGGAAAATGAAAAAATATAAAAACCCAAAAACAAGAGGTGATAAAAATTTTAATAAACGCAAAAAGAAATAA